CCGCGGCTGTCGGCGCTGTCGGACTATCTGCGCTGGAATACCTCGCTGCCGCCGCGGCTCTCCGAACTGGCAATCCTGATCACGGCGCGGGAGTGGACCGCGCAATATGAGTGGTTCGCGCATTATCCGCTCGCGCTCAAGGGCGGGCTCGATCCCAAGGTGGCAGACGCGATCGCGGCCGGCAAACGCCCCGACGCGATGAAGGACGACGAGGCCGCGCTGTATGATCTGGCGACCGCGCTCTACCGCGACAGGAAGGTCTCCGATCCCGTCTACAAGGCGGCGCTGGAAAAATTCGGTGAGCGCGGCATCATGGATATCATCGGCATCATTGGCTACTACGACCTGGTTTCGATGACGCTGATCACCATGCAGGCCGAACCGCCTAATGACAGCGTGAAGCCGCTGCCGGTGCTGGGGAAGTAGCGCCTGTCGTTAGTGCGTAGGGTCGGCAAAGCATAAGCGTGCCCACCATTCGATATTGCGACCTGGAGATGGTGGGCACGGCGCAAAGCGCCTTTGCCCACCC
This portion of the Bradyrhizobium sp. AZCC 2262 genome encodes:
- a CDS encoding carboxymuconolactone decarboxylase family protein — protein: MKNLLAAGALMALIAVPAASRAEDITRFAPLKAEQLTPPQKAWADEIAVPPRNAKFGNPPYRAYIRNPDLAPRLSALSDYLRWNTSLPPRLSELAILITAREWTAQYEWFAHYPLALKGGLDPKVADAIAAGKRPDAMKDDEAALYDLATALYRDRKVSDPVYKAALEKFGERGIMDIIGIIGYYDLVSMTLITMQAEPPNDSVKPLPVLGK